From one Flavobacterium sp. N502536 genomic stretch:
- a CDS encoding antibiotic biosynthesis monooxygenase family protein has product MILEAAFLYVKPNLATQFEIDFAKASQYISSIEGYLGHRLEKCLEVENKYLLLVDWNTLEDHTVGFRTSEAYLEWKKILHHYYEPFPVVEHFETVFENKK; this is encoded by the coding sequence ATGATTCTCGAAGCCGCTTTTCTTTATGTAAAACCAAATCTGGCAACTCAATTTGAAATCGATTTTGCAAAAGCGAGCCAGTATATTTCATCAATTGAGGGTTATCTGGGCCATCGCTTAGAGAAATGTCTTGAAGTCGAAAACAAATATCTTTTGCTGGTCGACTGGAATACGCTCGAAGATCATACCGTTGGTTTCAGAACTTCTGAGGCCTACTTAGAATGGAAAAAGATCCTACATCATTATTATGAACCGTTTCCTGTAGTAGAACATTTTGAAACGGTTTTTGAAAATAAAAAATAG
- the rlmH gene encoding 23S rRNA (pseudouridine(1915)-N(3))-methyltransferase RlmH translates to MNIKLIAIGKTDNKSLQTLIDDYTKRLSFYIKFDLEIIPDIKNVKNLSESQQKEKEGELILSKLSPTDQLILLDENGKNFSSVGFSEELQKKMNSGIKTLVFVIGGPYGFSDTVYSKAQGKISLSLMTFSHQMVRLFFIEQLYRGFTILRNEPYHHQ, encoded by the coding sequence ATGAATATCAAACTTATCGCCATAGGCAAAACAGATAACAAATCGCTTCAAACTTTGATTGATGATTATACCAAACGTTTGTCGTTTTATATCAAATTTGATTTGGAGATTATTCCCGATATCAAAAATGTCAAGAATTTATCTGAAAGTCAACAAAAAGAGAAAGAAGGCGAATTGATTCTGTCTAAACTTTCCCCAACAGACCAGCTTATCTTACTGGATGAAAACGGTAAAAACTTCTCGAGCGTAGGTTTTTCCGAAGAGTTGCAAAAGAAAATGAACTCCGGAATCAAAACCTTAGTTTTTGTCATTGGAGGGCCTTACGGATTTTCGGATACCGTTTACAGCAAAGCACAAGGAAAAATATCGCTTTCGCTAATGACGTTCTCCCACCAAATGGTACGTTTGTTTTTTATAGAACAATTGTATAGAGGATTTACTATTTTAAGAAACGAGCCTTATCACCATCAATAA
- a CDS encoding DUF2147 domain-containing protein, giving the protein MKNWMLTIGVFFLTLGTIQGQGVIGKWKTVDDETGEAKSVVEIYEKSGKLYGKIVEILRADHKKDVCAKCDGADKNKPILGMVIINGLKKDGSEYSGGTILDPTNGKKYKCYIALESADKLKLRGYVGISLMGRTQYWSRVKN; this is encoded by the coding sequence ATGAAAAATTGGATGTTAACGATTGGTGTTTTTTTTCTAACATTAGGCACAATTCAAGGTCAGGGTGTAATTGGAAAATGGAAAACAGTTGATGATGAAACTGGTGAAGCAAAATCAGTTGTAGAGATTTATGAAAAATCCGGAAAACTTTACGGTAAGATTGTTGAGATACTTCGTGCGGATCACAAAAAAGACGTATGTGCTAAATGTGACGGAGCAGATAAAAACAAACCAATTTTGGGCATGGTCATTATCAACGGACTTAAAAAAGACGGTTCTGAATACAGTGGAGGAACAATCTTAGATCCAACAAACGGAAAAAAATACAAATGTTATATTGCATTAGAATCTGCAGATAAACTTAAACTTCGTGGTTATGTTGGTATTTCTCTAATGGGAAGAACACAATACTGGAGTAGAGTGAAGAATTAA
- a CDS encoding OsmC family protein, with the protein MNTLSAQIDTRLYRTEITSASGNIVIADEPQEMGGKNLGFSPSELLASSLASCTLITLRMYINRKQWEVTEINIKVDFERDLDQKVSLFTRKIEIIGEVDDKQRQRLETIANSCPIHKTLTNSIEIKTTLI; encoded by the coding sequence ATGAATACACTATCAGCACAAATCGATACCCGTTTGTATCGCACGGAAATAACATCCGCCAGTGGAAATATTGTAATTGCCGACGAACCTCAGGAAATGGGAGGCAAAAACTTAGGATTCAGCCCGTCAGAACTGTTGGCTTCCTCTTTAGCTTCCTGCACTTTGATCACGCTTCGTATGTATATCAACCGCAAGCAATGGGAGGTTACAGAAATCAATATCAAAGTTGATTTTGAACGGGATCTGGATCAAAAAGTTTCCTTATTTACCCGAAAAATCGAAATCATCGGCGAGGTAGACGACAAGCAAAGACAACGTCTTGAAACAATTGCCAACAGCTGTCCGATACATAAAACACTAACAAATTCAATCGAAATTAAAACCACACTAATATAA
- the nadC gene encoding carboxylating nicotinate-nucleotide diphosphorylase: MISEVQFQTELELLISNAIREDVGTGDYSSLACIPETAHGQAKLLVKDQGIIAGVALAKMVFEYVDPKLKVKTFIEDGTHVEYGDVVFEVSGSSQSILKAERVVLNTMQRMSAIATKTDQYVQLLEGTGAKILDTRKTTPNFRVAEKWAVKIGGGENHRFALYDMVMLKDNHIDFAGGITLAIKKTKEYLMANNLDLKIIVEARNLDEIREILLSEGVHRILIDNFNYEDTKTAVQLIGKKCQTESSGNINEKTIREYGLCGVNYISSGALTHSVYNMDLSLKAF, encoded by the coding sequence ATGATTAGCGAAGTACAGTTTCAAACCGAATTAGAACTTTTAATCAGTAATGCAATTCGGGAAGATGTAGGCACGGGAGATTATAGTTCACTGGCTTGTATTCCGGAAACGGCACACGGGCAGGCTAAATTGTTAGTAAAAGATCAGGGGATTATTGCAGGTGTTGCCTTGGCGAAAATGGTTTTTGAATATGTAGATCCAAAATTAAAAGTAAAAACTTTTATAGAAGATGGAACTCATGTAGAATATGGTGATGTCGTTTTTGAAGTTTCGGGTAGTTCACAGTCGATTCTGAAAGCAGAAAGAGTGGTGCTGAACACCATGCAGCGTATGTCGGCAATTGCCACCAAAACAGATCAGTACGTGCAGTTGTTGGAAGGAACCGGAGCAAAAATACTGGATACCCGTAAAACAACTCCAAATTTCAGGGTTGCCGAAAAATGGGCGGTTAAAATCGGGGGAGGTGAAAACCATCGTTTTGCATTGTACGATATGGTCATGCTGAAAGACAATCATATTGATTTTGCAGGAGGAATTACACTTGCCATCAAGAAAACCAAAGAGTATTTGATGGCGAATAATCTGGATTTGAAAATTATAGTCGAAGCCAGAAATTTAGATGAGATTCGTGAGATTCTTTTGAGTGAGGGAGTTCACAGAATTCTAATCGATAACTTTAATTACGAAGACACTAAAACGGCAGTACAATTAATTGGTAAAAAATGCCAGACAGAATCTTCGGGAAATATCAACGAAAAAACGATTCGTGAATACGGACTTTGCGGTGTAAACTATATCTCGTCGGGAGCTTTAACGCATTCGGTTTACAACATGGATTTGAGTCTGAAGGCTTTTTAG
- a CDS encoding pirin family protein has protein sequence MSNISLIIEERAANIGNFMVGRLLPFREKRAVGPFVFIDHMGPAHLNQYQNMDVPPHPHIGLSTLTFLFEGSIMHRDSLGTELEIKPGAVNWMTAGKGIVHSERTPEYLRHSDKMLHGLQIWVALPKELEQMDPNFTHVEASDIPSWEQDGVSYKLIAGEAFGKKSPVPVYSPLYFIEIKSTEARKINIGKDLFGESGLYILEGSIKSGEHVYDPKQILITNDSTLCEFEIAENTTVYIFGGQPFPEEHFIFWNFVSSDKNLIEKAKKDWTEQTFPKVPGETDFVPLPDPKMR, from the coding sequence ATGTCAAATATCAGTTTAATCATCGAAGAACGCGCTGCCAATATTGGCAATTTTATGGTAGGTCGTTTATTGCCTTTCCGCGAAAAAAGAGCGGTTGGACCATTTGTATTTATCGATCACATGGGGCCTGCACATTTAAATCAGTATCAAAATATGGATGTCCCTCCACATCCGCACATCGGACTTTCAACTTTGACATTTTTATTTGAAGGAAGCATTATGCACCGTGACAGTCTGGGTACCGAACTGGAAATAAAACCGGGAGCTGTAAACTGGATGACCGCAGGAAAAGGAATTGTTCATTCAGAAAGGACTCCGGAATATTTAAGACATTCGGATAAGATGCTTCACGGCCTGCAAATTTGGGTTGCATTGCCTAAAGAGCTGGAACAAATGGATCCGAATTTTACACATGTAGAAGCCAGTGATATCCCAAGTTGGGAACAAGACGGTGTTTCTTATAAATTAATTGCAGGAGAAGCGTTTGGCAAAAAATCACCGGTTCCGGTTTATAGTCCTCTTTATTTTATTGAGATTAAAAGTACGGAAGCCCGAAAAATTAACATTGGAAAAGATTTATTCGGCGAAAGCGGTTTGTACATTCTTGAAGGAAGCATCAAAAGCGGTGAGCATGTTTATGATCCGAAACAAATTCTAATTACCAACGACAGTACGTTATGTGAGTTTGAAATCGCCGAAAACACTACGGTTTATATTTTTGGAGGACAGCCCTTTCCTGAAGAACATTTCATCTTCTGGAACTTTGTTTCCTCGGACAAAAACCTGATCGAAAAAGCCAAAAAAGACTGGACCGAACAGACTTTCCCTAAAGTTCCGGGCGAAACGGATTTTGTTCCTTTACCTGACCCTAAAATGCGATAA
- a CDS encoding YihY/virulence factor BrkB family protein, which produces MSKEIEDRIDKIPVVRSVVHFFKQIKLPWLEGFSLYDLLEMYTIGIIEGAFSYHASAVSFSFFMALFPFALFILNLIPFIPIEGFQQDFLQFVQQGVPPNTYDAISKIISDILNNSHSGLLSSGFLLSIFLMANGINGILSGFESSKHVFDKRGFLSQYLVALAISLVMTIILFVTVATIVVFEVFIQKTIIQDVLSDRIPLIILGRYLFVILMILITSSILLRYGTKQYNKVPFISIGSVFTTILIVISSFFFGIWVIKFSKYNELYGSIGTLLILMFYIWINCMILLLGFELNASIRKLKQKKNK; this is translated from the coding sequence ATGTCAAAAGAGATAGAAGACCGGATCGACAAAATTCCGGTTGTACGATCTGTAGTGCACTTTTTCAAGCAAATAAAATTGCCCTGGCTGGAAGGTTTTTCGTTGTATGATTTGCTCGAAATGTATACCATTGGTATTATTGAAGGAGCATTTTCGTATCATGCGAGTGCGGTTTCATTCAGCTTTTTTATGGCTCTGTTTCCTTTTGCATTATTTATTTTAAACTTGATCCCTTTTATTCCTATTGAAGGATTTCAGCAGGATTTTTTGCAGTTTGTGCAGCAGGGAGTTCCGCCAAATACATACGATGCGATCAGCAAGATTATCAGCGATATTTTAAACAATAGTCATTCCGGTTTATTGTCGTCAGGTTTTTTGCTTTCGATATTTTTAATGGCTAATGGTATCAATGGAATTTTAAGTGGTTTTGAGTCTTCGAAACATGTTTTTGACAAACGTGGTTTTTTAAGTCAGTATTTGGTGGCTCTGGCGATTTCGCTTGTAATGACCATCATCTTGTTTGTAACAGTGGCAACCATTGTTGTTTTTGAGGTCTTTATTCAAAAAACAATCATTCAGGATGTGTTGAGTGATCGTATTCCGCTGATTATTTTAGGGAGGTATTTGTTTGTTATTTTAATGATTCTGATAACATCTTCAATATTATTGCGTTATGGTACGAAGCAGTATAACAAAGTGCCTTTCATAAGTATTGGATCTGTTTTTACAACCATTTTAATTGTGATATCTTCATTCTTTTTTGGGATTTGGGTTATAAAATTCTCAAAATATAACGAACTTTATGGTTCGATAGGTACATTATTAATTCTAATGTTTTACATTTGGATAAACTGTATGATTCTGCTTTTGGGATTTGAATTGAATGCCTCTATCAGAAAATTAAAACAAAAAAAAAATAAATAA
- a CDS encoding GNAT family N-acetyltransferase — MEIQQINDTRRGYFEAVEEGKQAGKMTYTWAGDSKFIIDHTEVNEDFNGRGVGKKLVMAAVEYARTNNLKIIPLCPFAKSVFDKVAEIHDVLFS, encoded by the coding sequence ATGGAAATTCAACAAATAAACGATACAAGAAGAGGCTATTTTGAAGCTGTAGAAGAGGGAAAACAAGCCGGAAAAATGACTTATACCTGGGCAGGCGATTCTAAATTTATCATCGACCACACTGAAGTAAATGAAGATTTTAACGGAAGAGGTGTTGGCAAAAAACTGGTAATGGCCGCTGTAGAATATGCCCGAACCAATAACCTGAAAATTATCCCTCTTTGTCCTTTTGCAAAAAGCGTTTTTGATAAGGTTGCCGAAATTCATGATGTGCTTTTTTCTTAA
- a CDS encoding DNA alkylation repair protein, with translation MAFIFFADYIEMYGLDDFETSAKAFVSITQFISCEFAVRPFILKYKEEMIEEMTKWSLHENHHVRRLASEGSRPRLPWAMAIPYLKKDPVSILPILENLKNDSSEYVRRSVANNLNDIVKDNPQIVLEIARKWKGHSKETDGIIKHGCRTLLKQGHPEILSHYGLESTNIELSSFEIKTPVVKIGDYLQFHFYLSNKNQEPKTIRLEYAVHYKKAKGHLAKKVFKISEKIYPPNETTKIERNQSFKIITTRVFHTGMHQLSIIINGTESETLDFELIE, from the coding sequence TTGGCGTTTATTTTCTTTGCCGATTATATCGAAATGTACGGTTTGGATGATTTTGAAACTTCAGCGAAAGCTTTTGTTTCGATCACACAATTTATAAGCTGTGAATTTGCCGTTCGTCCTTTCATTCTAAAATACAAAGAAGAAATGATCGAAGAAATGACCAAATGGTCCCTGCACGAAAACCATCATGTTCGCCGATTGGCCAGCGAAGGCAGTCGTCCAAGGTTACCGTGGGCAATGGCAATTCCGTATCTAAAGAAAGACCCTGTCTCTATTCTTCCTATTTTAGAAAATCTAAAAAACGACTCCTCTGAATATGTGCGCCGAAGCGTGGCCAATAACCTGAACGATATTGTAAAAGACAATCCGCAAATCGTCCTTGAAATTGCCCGTAAGTGGAAAGGTCACAGCAAAGAAACTGACGGAATTATCAAGCACGGCTGTCGTACTTTACTCAAACAGGGACATCCTGAAATCCTGAGTCATTATGGACTGGAAAGCACCAATATTGAACTTTCTTCTTTCGAAATCAAGACTCCTGTTGTGAAAATTGGAGATTATCTGCAGTTTCATTTTTACTTAAGCAATAAAAACCAGGAGCCAAAAACGATTCGTTTAGAGTATGCTGTTCATTATAAAAAAGCAAAAGGACATCTGGCGAAAAAAGTCTTTAAAATCAGTGAGAAGATTTATCCCCCAAATGAAACAACCAAAATAGAGCGCAACCAGTCGTTCAAAATCATTACTACACGCGTTTTTCATACTGGAATGCATCAATTGTCTATTATTATTAACGGAACAGAAAGCGAAACACTCGATTTTGAATTGATTGAGTAA
- the bla-B1-FLAV gene encoding subclass B1 metallo-beta-lactamase: MRKLALIVLFLAQLTNSYAQSKNSPLQISHLTGDFYVYRTFHEYKGTKISANAMYLVTAKGVVLFDAPWDKTQFQPLLDSIKTKHHKEVIMCFATHSHEDRAGGLEFYRKKGIKTYTIKLTDEILEKNKEGRAEFVIPNDTLFTVDKYTFEVYYPGKGHAPDNIVVWFNKEKVLYGGCFIKSVEAKDLGYLGDADVKEWQKSILRAQSKFKNPKYIITGHDDWTDLTSLKHTLKLVKEYNGAKATVK; this comes from the coding sequence ATGCGAAAATTAGCATTGATCGTTTTATTTCTGGCACAGCTAACCAATAGTTATGCACAATCTAAGAACTCGCCATTACAAATAAGTCATCTTACAGGTGACTTTTATGTTTATAGGACGTTTCATGAATATAAAGGGACAAAGATTTCGGCAAATGCCATGTATCTGGTTACCGCTAAGGGAGTTGTGTTGTTTGATGCTCCCTGGGATAAAACACAATTTCAGCCTTTGCTGGACAGTATCAAAACAAAGCACCATAAAGAAGTTATAATGTGTTTTGCTACGCATTCACATGAAGACAGGGCTGGAGGTTTGGAGTTTTACCGTAAAAAAGGAATCAAAACCTATACGATAAAACTAACAGACGAAATTTTAGAGAAAAACAAGGAAGGAAGAGCTGAGTTTGTCATTCCAAACGATACACTTTTTACAGTAGACAAATACACTTTTGAGGTTTATTATCCCGGAAAAGGCCATGCTCCTGATAACATTGTGGTTTGGTTTAACAAAGAAAAAGTGCTTTACGGAGGTTGTTTTATTAAAAGTGTTGAAGCCAAAGATTTAGGCTACCTTGGAGATGCAGATGTGAAAGAGTGGCAGAAATCTATTTTGAGAGCGCAATCGAAATTTAAAAACCCAAAGTACATTATTACAGGTCATGACGACTGGACAGATTTGACCTCTTTAAAGCATACGCTTAAACTGGTGAAGGAATACAACGGGGCGAAGGCTACAGTTAAGTAA
- the folP gene encoding dihydropteroate synthase: MTINCKGQLIDLSIPKVMGILNVTPNSFFDGGKYKNEEEIVTQVGKMLSEGASFIDIGAYSSKPSAEFVTEQEEIERIVPAIELILKHFPETLLSIDTFRAAVAKASIESGAAIINDIAAGELDDKMFEVIAHYNVPYIMMHMRGNPQTMQSLTQYDDIVKEMLFYFSEKVKKARSLGINDLILDPGFGFAKTTEQNFEVLQKAELFNLLELPVLAGVSRKSMIYKTLNNTASEALNGTTVLNTIALTKGAKILRVHDVKEAVECVTLFNKLHI, translated from the coding sequence ATGACAATTAATTGCAAAGGCCAGCTTATCGATTTGTCGATTCCTAAAGTAATGGGGATTTTGAATGTGACGCCCAATTCTTTTTTTGATGGGGGAAAGTATAAAAATGAAGAGGAAATCGTCACACAGGTGGGTAAAATGCTTTCAGAAGGGGCTTCCTTTATTGATATTGGCGCCTATTCGAGTAAACCAAGTGCTGAGTTTGTGACGGAACAGGAAGAAATTGAACGTATTGTCCCGGCCATCGAGTTGATTTTAAAACACTTTCCGGAAACCTTATTGTCAATTGATACTTTTAGAGCTGCCGTTGCCAAAGCGAGTATCGAAAGCGGTGCTGCTATTATAAACGATATTGCAGCAGGCGAGTTGGATGATAAAATGTTTGAGGTGATTGCGCACTACAACGTGCCCTACATCATGATGCACATGCGCGGTAACCCACAAACGATGCAAAGCCTCACACAGTATGACGATATTGTAAAAGAAATGCTTTTTTACTTCTCAGAGAAAGTTAAAAAAGCAAGAAGCCTTGGAATCAATGATTTAATCTTAGATCCGGGTTTCGGATTTGCAAAAACAACCGAGCAAAATTTTGAAGTTTTGCAAAAAGCGGAACTTTTTAATCTATTGGAATTGCCTGTTTTGGCGGGGGTTTCGAGAAAATCGATGATTTATAAAACATTAAACAATACCGCGTCAGAAGCGCTAAACGGAACAACAGTTTTGAATACAATTGCTTTGACAAAAGGAGCTAAAATACTGCGTGTTCACGATGTAAAAGAAGCGGTGGAATGTGTGACTTTATTTAACAAATTACATATTTAA
- a CDS encoding adenosine deaminase, with amino-acid sequence MTRIITLFCILVVQIGFSQTADSYLEKIRNNEALSTAFFQQMPKGGDLHHHFSGSIYAEPLLERAISEDFYLNLETMEVSKTKPEKGNWQTFSSLKKDGKLDYYQQQVMQTWSAKDYNGTVPSDDLFFDSFQKFEPTIKGHFAEGILELKKRALSENVSYIETQLSTIPCDMNVSDLTDFNSKLRQAAAQKDEKATLKLLDELYKSLQQKEAKKYAVDFNTNFIAKLHKDLKIDDERFTMRYQNFVLRFMDPVDLFKNLSIAFISANDSKLVAGVNIVSPEHGENSMKDYWLHMVMFKYCHSKFPDVKYTLHAGELTLGLVQPEELTWHINDAIHIAGANRIGHGVDIAYEANSYDLLRYMANKNIPIEINLASNEFILKVKENRHPFTLYKEFNVPIVISTDDAGILRTNMTEQYVLLAKRYKDVSYATIKQYVYNSINYSFIQDESVKKQLLKDLDVRFKTFEDKFSKN; translated from the coding sequence ATGACAAGGATAATTACACTTTTCTGTATTTTAGTAGTACAAATCGGCTTTTCTCAAACAGCTGACAGTTATTTAGAAAAAATAAGAAATAACGAAGCTCTCTCCACAGCTTTCTTTCAACAAATGCCAAAAGGCGGTGATTTACACCACCATTTTTCAGGATCGATTTACGCAGAACCTCTTTTAGAAAGAGCAATTTCAGAAGATTTTTATTTGAATTTAGAAACTATGGAAGTTTCTAAAACAAAACCAGAAAAAGGAAACTGGCAAACCTTCTCTTCTCTAAAAAAGGATGGCAAATTAGATTATTACCAACAACAGGTTATGCAAACCTGGTCTGCCAAAGATTATAATGGTACTGTACCTTCTGATGATTTGTTTTTTGATTCTTTTCAAAAATTCGAACCTACTATTAAAGGCCATTTTGCCGAAGGAATACTAGAATTAAAAAAACGCGCGCTTTCAGAAAATGTGAGTTATATTGAAACACAATTATCAACGATTCCGTGTGATATGAATGTTTCTGATCTGACTGATTTTAATAGCAAATTACGTCAGGCAGCCGCTCAGAAAGACGAAAAAGCAACGCTCAAACTTTTAGACGAGCTGTACAAATCGCTTCAACAGAAAGAGGCTAAAAAGTATGCTGTAGATTTCAACACTAATTTTATCGCTAAACTGCACAAAGACCTTAAAATTGACGATGAGCGTTTTACAATGCGCTATCAGAATTTTGTGCTGCGTTTTATGGATCCTGTCGATTTATTTAAAAATTTAAGTATCGCCTTTATCTCTGCCAACGACAGCAAACTTGTTGCGGGCGTAAACATCGTTTCACCGGAACATGGCGAAAACTCGATGAAAGATTATTGGTTGCATATGGTGATGTTTAAATACTGTCATTCTAAGTTTCCTGATGTAAAGTATACGCTTCACGCGGGTGAACTGACTTTAGGATTGGTTCAGCCGGAAGAATTAACCTGGCATATTAATGACGCCATTCATATTGCGGGTGCTAATAGAATTGGACATGGAGTGGATATCGCTTATGAAGCCAACTCTTATGATTTATTGCGCTATATGGCAAACAAAAATATTCCGATTGAAATCAATCTGGCCAGTAACGAATTTATTCTGAAAGTGAAAGAAAACCGCCATCCGTTTACGCTTTACAAAGAATTTAATGTCCCAATCGTAATCAGTACGGATGATGCGGGAATTCTAAGAACAAATATGACGGAGCAATATGTTTTATTAGCCAAAAGATACAAGGACGTTTCCTATGCCACTATAAAACAATATGTTTACAACAGCATCAATTACAGTTTTATTCAGGATGAATCTGTTAAAAAACAATTATTGAAAGATCTAGATGTAAGGTTTAAAACTTTTGAAGATAAATTTTCTAAAAACTAA